The Hymenobacter swuensis DY53 genome includes the window CAATTCAGCACTTATGGCAGTGTATGACCGGCTGGTCGCGTCTGAGCGGGAACGAAATAAAACCCGGAATGATGTGCGCTTGGGTCGGCTTCTTGAGGCTGATACCCCCGAAAGAATTGAAAAGCGCAAAATGCGGCTGTTAGCAGATACAAGCACTGCGCCTGCCCTAACCAAAGCAGATAGGGAGATTTTGGCCAGCGGACCCGTGCTGAATGCTCCGCCTGACACTCAGCGGGCATTCGAAAGCACTATCGGTACCTATGACGGGCTGCCTTGCTGGTTTTTACTGAAAGGCTGGGAAGCGCGTCGTACAGTTGGGCGTATTTATGTTCGTAGCCGAGGCATCCGTGTGGGCTGGGGCACAGGTTTTCTCGTTGCTCCCAACTTGTTGTTAACCAATCAGCACGTTATCAGTAGCCTGCAGGTTGCCCAGGAAAGCTGGGTTGAGTTTGATTACGAAGAGAGTTTTGGCGGTATCATCCACCCGACTGCACTTTTCAATTTTCGGCCGGACCTAGTGTACATCAGCAGCCCGGCAGATGGCGGCTTGGATTATGCCTTGATAGGCGTGGAATCGACACCACGCCCTGAAAGCGGCCGACCTACGTCAGTGCTGACGGAGTTTGGGTATAATTTTCTGTTTAGTGAAGAAGGGAAATTGATAAAAGGCGAATCCATTAACGCACTACACCATCCCGAAGGGCAGCCCCGCCAAGTAAGTATGCGTAATAACCGCTTACTGGCCTTGGAAGAGCCTGCCCTAAACAACACATGGATGCATTACGAAACGGATACGTTGGAAGGCTCTTCCGGCTCCCCTTTGTTCAACAACCAATGGGAAGTGGTTGGCGTCCACCATGCAGCAGCAGAAAAGCGGGATGAAAATGGCAATATTCTGGCCCTTGGCGGTGGCCTATGGGAGGAGGCCATGGGTAAAAAAATGAAGTGGTGGTACGCCAACGAAGGCTTGCGTATCAGTTATTTCATGAAAGACGTTGAGAGGCGTTTTGTGGCCGCAACTGCTGCCAATGTCACATCAACGCCTAATTGCGTCATCAGTTCGCTGGGTAGAACATTTGTTGAGATGATGCTACGGCCTGTTATTGGCGCAACTGCCCATCCGGATTTGCCGCCACCAATGGATGATATGCTACCGCTAACTTCTGCCAGAGAATCTCGTCCCGAATAATCCGGGTTAGGTTTCGCAAAAGTTCAATGAAGTGTCTCGCTTCGTTCTTAGCTGCGAAATAAGTGCAAAGTCAGGATATTAATACCCTTGCCGCAGTTGTACTTTGTTTTCCAGCGGCTCCTGCAGCAGCAGGTGCCGGAGGTTGCGCAGAAATACTGCCACTTTGCCTTCGTCTTCGCCGGGCTGGCCGCCCCCACTGTGCTGGGTGAGCAGTACGCGCGGAATATTCCAAAGCGGGCTGTTGGCGGGCAAGGGCTCCTGGGCGGTTACATCGAGTACGGCCCCACCCAAACGGCCAGACTGGAGGGCCACAATGAGAGCTGGCTCATCGGTGGTATTGCCCCGGCCCACGCTGGCGTACAGGGCATGTTCCGGCAACGCGGCAATCAGGTCGGCTGAGAAGAACCCATCGGCACTGCCGGGCAAGCAGTTCACCACAATATCCGTGTGGGGCAGGACCGCCTGGAGCTGCTCCCGGGAGTGCAGCTGGGCACTGGGGTCGGTGCGGGCCAGGAACTGTACATGACAGCCAAAGCCCGTCAGTTGCTGCGCCACGGCCTGCCCGATAGCGCCGCTGCCCAGAACAACCACGCGCTGGTGGCGCAACAGCCGCATCAGGGGCCGTATAGGATTTCCTACCCAGCGTTTTTCCGCCTGCCATACGGCCAGTTCCGGCACGTAGCGCAACAACCCCAGTAAGCCCGCCACCATGGTTTCGGCGCAGGGCCAGGCAAAAAAGTCGCCCATGTTCGCAACCGGAAAGGCGGGCTGCAATTGCTGGTACCGGTCTATGCCGGCGGAGTCAATCTGCCAGAAGCGCAGGGCGGGCGGCATCGGGGCAAACCACTCCGGCGGTGGGTTGCCCAGTAGCAGCTCGGCTGCCTGAAAAGCTGCCGGCTGCTCATCGGCAGGTATATCGGTGCGGAAGACCGGGCGAACAGCGGCCGGCAGCTGGCGTAGCAGCTCAGTGCGGGCCGAATCGGAGAGGGCGGAATAAACGAATAGATGCATCAGGGGCATACTACCCAACCCGCGCCGGAGGTTGCATCGGGCAGCAGAAGATAGGGGCGGGCCAGAGCCGCTCAACAGAGGGGTATGTACCCTGCAGCCCCGGTTCCAGTGGCAAATTGCCGTCCCGAAAATCCAGTCTCACTATGGACGTGATTGGAGTAGATATGACGGAGGAGCAACTCGACGTAGCCCGGGGGCACATAGGGGCGCATATTACCCGCTTTGGCTATGCCGCGCCCAACGTGGAGTTTCGGCACGGCTACATTGAGGACATGGCCACGGCCGGCCTTCCTGATAATAGCGTGGATGTAGTGGTGAGCAATTGCGTCCTCAACCTCAGCACGGATGAAGAAGCTACCTACCGCGAAATTTTCCGGGTGCTGAGGCTCAGGGGCGAGCTGCACATTGCCGATGTTTTTGCCGACCAGCGCGTACCCGTA containing:
- a CDS encoding D-2-hydroxyacid dehydrogenase, with the translated sequence MHLFVYSALSDSARTELLRQLPAAVRPVFRTDIPADEQPAAFQAAELLLGNPPPEWFAPMPPALRFWQIDSAGIDRYQQLQPAFPVANMGDFFAWPCAETMVAGLLGLLRYVPELAVWQAEKRWVGNPIRPLMRLLRHQRVVVLGSGAIGQAVAQQLTGFGCHVQFLARTDPSAQLHSREQLQAVLPHTDIVVNCLPGSADGFFSADLIAALPEHALYASVGRGNTTDEPALIVALQSGRLGGAVLDVTAQEPLPANSPLWNIPRVLLTQHSGGGQPGEDEGKVAVFLRNLRHLLLQEPLENKVQLRQGY
- a CDS encoding methyltransferase domain-containing protein, with product MPSRKSSLTMDVIGVDMTEEQLDVARGHIGAHITRFGYAAPNVEFRHGYIEDMATAGLPDNSVDVVVSNCVLNLSTDEEATYREIFRVLRLRGELHIADVFADQRVPVARHQDPVLYGECLNGALYTEDFRRLLHRIGVRDYRLTSSRRLTIDNPGIEVKVGNIGFYSLTVRAFKLDLEDRCEDFG
- a CDS encoding trypsin-like serine peptidase, translated to MNDLINSALMAVYDRLVASERERNKTRNDVRLGRLLEADTPERIEKRKMRLLADTSTAPALTKADREILASGPVLNAPPDTQRAFESTIGTYDGLPCWFLLKGWEARRTVGRIYVRSRGIRVGWGTGFLVAPNLLLTNQHVISSLQVAQESWVEFDYEESFGGIIHPTALFNFRPDLVYISSPADGGLDYALIGVESTPRPESGRPTSVLTEFGYNFLFSEEGKLIKGESINALHHPEGQPRQVSMRNNRLLALEEPALNNTWMHYETDTLEGSSGSPLFNNQWEVVGVHHAAAEKRDENGNILALGGGLWEEAMGKKMKWWYANEGLRISYFMKDVERRFVAATAANVTSTPNCVISSLGRTFVEMMLRPVIGATAHPDLPPPMDDMLPLTSARESRPE